A portion of the Candidatus Neomarinimicrobiota bacterium genome contains these proteins:
- a CDS encoding carbohydrate binding family 9 domain-containing protein: MKYTIFFFSIFAGLLAYDDPYDPNDYREREIKAVKVAEPLKIDGHLDEALYDGTSYSDFIQYEPFNGAKAGQKTDMWIAYDDAAIYVGARMWDTRPDSVVGRIGRRDAYLNSDIFEVIIDSYHDKRSGFSFQINPAGSMRDEVYFNDTWTDDSWDGIWEGKTRIDDKGWTAEMRIPLSQLRFSEKEEYVWGILPTRYIQRTGEWDYFLYFPLNESGTMSRAADLTNIRDIHPPKRREYLPYITASASNLPTRQDNAFIEGKDSDFGIGADMKLGIGANLTVDATINPDFGQVEADPSSINLSDHETYYDEKRPFFLEGRNIFRFGNGGPTNNISVNFGEPRFFYSRRIGRPPQGYVASVTSDSLNQPSETRILGAAKISGKIGDNWSVGGLSALTNREHASYYQNGEVMEEQVEPYTSYNLIRTLKEMDDGRYGLGLMGTMTNRYMDGISLLGEEDTQHTSADLLSSQGIGLGVDGWAFLGKDRGWALGAWGGLSQVSGSTERMYRLQHGPSHYFQRPDANHVELDTSMTTMSGHAGRIRLNKEDGRVQFNAALGWVSPGFETNDLGLTYGTDVINKHINVGYRWLERGTYIRSASASILYANNHDFEGVNTSDVIFSMASLRFVNFWSLNMNGGYAFENLNNTALRGGPRVLEAPESFFGIGLNSDYRKDISYSFSLDWGADTEGSDELSLSMNLNLKLGDQLNLSIGPSIYWETDMTQYITAVDDPANTSMYGKRYVFSQLDQTVTSADIRIDYPITPRFSLEGYFQPFIAVGDYSGFKEYKRPESSEFLVYGEEGSTIDENYLIDPTGGDDTDAFTLYNPDFNYKALVGTMVLRWEFSPGSTMFFVWTHNGSDFQNHGKYDFVKDFNRLVKSEADDVFALKLSYWFG, encoded by the coding sequence TGTGGGTGCACGCATGTGGGATACTCGTCCTGATTCAGTTGTTGGAAGAATTGGACGCCGGGATGCCTACCTCAACTCAGACATTTTTGAAGTCATAATTGATTCATATCATGATAAACGATCAGGTTTTTCATTTCAGATTAACCCGGCTGGATCCATGCGGGATGAGGTGTATTTCAATGATACCTGGACCGATGATTCCTGGGATGGTATCTGGGAAGGTAAGACCAGAATAGACGATAAAGGCTGGACAGCAGAGATGAGAATTCCTCTCTCTCAGTTGAGGTTCAGTGAAAAAGAGGAGTATGTCTGGGGCATTCTACCTACGCGATACATTCAGCGAACAGGGGAGTGGGACTATTTTCTCTATTTTCCACTCAATGAGAGTGGTACCATGAGCCGAGCTGCGGACCTAACGAATATTAGAGATATTCATCCTCCAAAACGAAGAGAGTATCTTCCATATATTACAGCCAGCGCCAGTAATCTGCCCACTCGCCAGGACAATGCCTTTATTGAAGGCAAGGATAGCGATTTTGGAATAGGGGCGGATATGAAATTGGGAATTGGTGCAAATCTTACAGTTGATGCGACCATCAATCCAGATTTTGGCCAGGTAGAAGCCGATCCCTCCTCCATCAACCTGTCTGACCATGAAACCTATTATGATGAGAAAAGACCATTCTTTCTTGAAGGCCGAAACATCTTCCGTTTTGGTAATGGAGGTCCCACTAACAATATCAGCGTCAACTTTGGTGAACCACGCTTCTTCTATAGCCGTCGCATTGGCCGTCCCCCCCAGGGATATGTAGCCTCTGTTACATCTGACTCTCTCAATCAGCCCTCTGAAACCAGAATTCTAGGGGCTGCCAAGATCAGTGGGAAAATAGGCGACAACTGGTCTGTTGGAGGTCTTTCTGCCCTCACCAATCGTGAACATGCCAGCTACTATCAAAATGGAGAGGTCATGGAGGAACAGGTTGAGCCATATACAAGCTACAATCTTATTCGAACTCTGAAAGAAATGGACGATGGCCGCTATGGTTTGGGCTTAATGGGGACAATGACGAATCGCTACATGGATGGAATCAGTTTACTTGGTGAGGAGGATACTCAACATACATCTGCTGATCTGCTCTCCAGCCAGGGAATCGGTCTTGGCGTTGATGGTTGGGCTTTTCTCGGCAAAGATAGGGGGTGGGCCCTGGGTGCCTGGGGAGGGTTATCTCAGGTGAGTGGTTCAACTGAAAGAATGTATCGATTACAGCATGGTCCAAGTCACTATTTCCAACGCCCGGATGCCAACCATGTTGAACTTGATACCTCCATGACAACGATGAGTGGTCATGCTGGTCGCATTAGACTCAACAAAGAGGATGGTCGAGTTCAATTTAATGCCGCACTGGGATGGGTGTCACCAGGGTTTGAAACCAATGATCTGGGTCTGACGTATGGCACAGATGTGATCAACAAACATATCAACGTGGGCTATCGATGGCTAGAGCGTGGTACCTATATTCGTTCAGCCAGTGCCAGCATTCTTTATGCAAACAATCATGATTTTGAAGGTGTAAATACATCTGATGTCATCTTTAGCATGGCATCACTTCGCTTTGTGAATTTTTGGAGCCTGAATATGAATGGTGGCTACGCCTTCGAGAACTTGAATAATACAGCGCTAAGGGGAGGACCTCGGGTTCTTGAGGCTCCAGAATCTTTTTTTGGTATCGGTCTCAACTCAGATTATAGAAAGGATATCTCCTATTCGTTTTCTCTGGATTGGGGTGCAGATACTGAGGGGAGTGACGAACTGAGTTTATCCATGAATCTTAATCTGAAGTTGGGTGATCAGCTCAACTTATCCATTGGGCCATCTATATATTGGGAAACAGATATGACTCAATATATAACAGCGGTGGATGATCCCGCCAATACATCAATGTACGGGAAACGCTATGTCTTTTCCCAATTGGACCAGACCGTGACCTCCGCTGATATCCGTATAGATTACCCCATTACACCCCGTTTTAGTCTGGAAGGCTATTTCCAGCCCTTCATTGCTGTAGGTGACTACTCTGGTTTCAAAGAGTACAAACGACCTGAATCTTCTGAGTTCCTGGTTTATGGTGAGGAAGGATCAACCATAGATGAAAATTATCTCATTGATCCAACAGGCGGAGATGATACCGACGCCTTTACACTTTATAATCCGGATTTTAATTACAAGGCTCTGGTGGGAACCATGGTGTTACGTTGGGAGTTCTCGCCTGGTTCCACCATGTTCTTTGTCTGGACCCACAATGGCTCAGACTTCCAGAATCATGGCAAATATGATTTCGTTAAAGATTTTAATCGCCTTGTCAAATCAGAGGCCGATGATGTTTTCGCCCTAAAACTCTCATATTGGTTTGGGTAG
- a CDS encoding Gfo/Idh/MocA family oxidoreductase has translation MKKYNWGIIGTGTISNLFAEGLTTLNHACIHAVGSRNQATADVFAEKWQVSRVYGSYEDLFADPDVDVVYIGTPHNFHFQNVRDALNAGKHVLCEKPFTLNGVEARQLVTLACHKNLFLMDAMWNRFQPWFQVVGDLLKEERLGELLHFKADLSFGFDVEPEHRIYNRDLGGGSLLDLGVYPIALASAFLGKPNEIKSMAHLYHTGVDDQVSMLFGYPSGATAELGCSSRYLSKNNATLHGTRGFLEIHGMIIRPDKISIHEQGLGKVEIETPHTSNAYQYEAQAVMEMLEEGRIEHPLMPLDETIEIMDTMDQIRGSIKVTYPGE, from the coding sequence TTGAAAAAGTACAATTGGGGTATTATTGGAACAGGAACCATTTCCAATCTTTTTGCTGAGGGGCTGACTACTCTGAACCATGCCTGCATTCATGCAGTGGGTTCACGAAATCAAGCTACTGCAGATGTCTTTGCTGAGAAATGGCAGGTTTCCCGAGTATATGGTTCCTATGAAGACTTGTTTGCTGATCCTGATGTGGATGTTGTTTATATCGGTACTCCCCATAACTTTCATTTCCAAAATGTTCGGGATGCATTGAATGCTGGTAAACACGTCCTGTGTGAAAAACCCTTCACCCTCAATGGGGTGGAAGCCCGGCAACTCGTTACTCTGGCCTGCCACAAAAATTTGTTTCTCATGGATGCAATGTGGAATCGGTTCCAGCCCTGGTTTCAAGTTGTGGGTGACCTTCTAAAGGAAGAACGCCTGGGAGAGTTATTACATTTTAAAGCAGATCTTTCATTTGGGTTCGATGTAGAGCCAGAACACCGTATATATAATCGAGATCTGGGAGGGGGATCATTACTGGATCTTGGTGTCTATCCCATCGCGCTAGCATCTGCTTTCCTGGGTAAACCCAATGAAATAAAAAGTATGGCTCACCTCTACCATACTGGTGTAGACGATCAGGTCTCCATGCTATTTGGGTACCCATCAGGAGCTACTGCTGAGCTGGGTTGCTCAAGCCGTTACCTCTCCAAAAATAATGCTACCCTGCATGGCACCAGGGGGTTTTTAGAAATACATGGCATGATCATTCGACCAGACAAGATTTCCATCCACGAACAGGGGCTGGGCAAGGTTGAAATTGAAACCCCCCATACCTCAAATGCCTACCAGTATGAAGCCCAGGCAGTCATGGAAATGCTTGAAGAAGGTAGGATTGAACATCCGCTTATGCCCCTGGATGAAACCATTGAAATCATGGACACAATGGATCAGATCAGGGGAAGCATAAAGGTTACCTATCCCGGGGAGTGA